The following are encoded in a window of Carassius auratus strain Wakin chromosome 6, ASM336829v1, whole genome shotgun sequence genomic DNA:
- the pik3r5 gene encoding phosphoinositide 3-kinase regulatory subunit 5 isoform X2, whose product MQHTSCTEDRIQHALERCLDGLRPSECLSQSWSAGWCMNRWSLEELVKRDPEHFVILLHQILRKAREVQQECHYELVAPLALMFESTLLEMPLCPSDGEILKEACEVFHGFLAWPEPYCSVCRNLLSTLHQELRAPGILYHRLVGEEQGLATSSQRSKIITVLLMNPAEVPAEFLSVAEQLSGAEVSQRESSITLIKHSYQAVLGTKYPLQTISGALQCLSDDELAKNLSSVSDLLESAAAMTDIAKAREHVRAGLEALREKLGIPASNGKTSDGVLQTLGLPAAKCYTFHWDKDNFDVLNDLLDIEPELTLSQTSEGMEEEDDVDNVDVEDDEYEDLEEGFVSNSCTDNRASTFSTVSSLSTASKDSMFSTLSVASSEYSPRSTLSYSSQASGTDSDFCEDAEEDCLSTASVPKSKTGARLSKRLSRLFKPRSSSLCRAKSLGSPESKELVITVRSKRSNSLPQQVQLRSSEFGFPAPPLSQLQYVCYRRRPILSTDDIEGPPGPTVLRVVVFGADHVAGRLARAYGSLRKRERDCPHLTKAFRMKFFFVPVKRDTTPANVSMKNSGSSLQLSVSPLKPAASSTDLIMNGVEDSTNDIANLLGMLDPWYERNTLNLLELPVNVVCQQTSKIESDSSEGAGEEHLPIFADLVLYYCRHAARPALIQLYQAELTLAGGERRTEVFIHSLELGHTAGTRAIKAMGAASKRFGIDGDREAVPLSLEVTYNRIHISGRSQKTRAEKSCTSINLLKACRNPEELDSKMECLHLTMTEVLKRQNSRSRKGYNQQLTTTQVKVDKVQVSGTSNTTFAVCLDQDEKKILQSVARCEVSVCYKPDSSTDWTKGRVFSSQTQPLQPTFCSLLCLPVATFSGPQP is encoded by the exons ATGCAGCACACCTCGTGCACAGAGGACCGGATCCAGCACGCTTTGGAGAGATGCCTGGATGGACTCCGGCCATCAGAATGCCTGTCACAATCCTGGAGTG CTGGCTGGTGTATGAACCGCTGGAGTCTAGAAGAGCTGGTTAAGAGGGACCCAGAACATTTTGTCATTCTGCTGCATCAAATTCTCAGAAAAGCCAGAGAG GTTCAGCAGGAGTGTCATTATGAGCTTGTGGCCCCCTTGGCTCTCATGTTTGAGTCCACTCTCCTGGAG ATGCCTCTTTGCCCATCTGATGGAGAGATTCTGAAAGAAGCTTGTGAAGTGTTTCATGGCTTCCTAGCATGGCCTGAACCCTACTGTAGTGTGTGTCGTAACCTGCTCTCCACTTTACATCAAGAGCTTAGAGCTCCAG GGATTTTGTACCACAGGCTTGTAGGAGAGGAACAAGGCCTTGCCACCTCCAGTCAGCGCTCTAAGATCAT TACGGTGTTGTTGATGAATCCGGCTGAGGTGCCTGCTGAGTTCCTGTCTGTGGCGGAGCAGCTCAGTGGAGCAGAGGTCTCGCAGAGAGAGAGCAGCATTACACTCATTAAACACAGCTACCAGGCAGTGCTTGGAACTAAGTACCCACTACAGACCATCAGCGGTGCTCTACAG TGCCTGAGTGATGATGAGTTGGCAAAGAACCTGTCCTCAGTGAGTGACCTTCTAGAGTCTGCAGCGGCCATGACGGATATAGCTAAAGCTCGAGAACATGTGAGGGCTGGTCTGGAGGCGCTGCGAGAAAAACTTGGCATACCAGCCTCCAATGGCAAGACTTCAGATG GGGTTCTTCAGACGCTCGGCCTTCCAGCAGCCAAGTGCTACACCTTCCATTGGGACAAGGATAATTTTG ATGTTCTAAACGACCTTCTAGACATAGAGCCTGAATTGACCTTATCTCAAACATCCGAGGGcatggaggaggaggatgatgttGACAATGTTGATGTGGAAGATGATGAATATGAGGACTTGGAGGAAGGTTTTGTATCAAACAGTTGCACGGACAATAGGGCCTCAACCTTCTCTACTGTCTCCTCCCTTTCCACGGCCTCCAAAGACTCCATGTTCTCCACTCTCTCAGTCGCTTCCTCTGAATACTCTCCACGCTCCACACTCTCATACTCCTCTCAAGCTTCAGGCACTGACAGTGATTTTTGTGAGGACGCAGAAGAGGACTGTCTGAGCACGGCATCTGTGCCTAAGTCCAAAACTGGTGCTCGACTTTCCAAGCGCCTCTCACGACTCTTCAAACCTCGCAGCAGCTCTCTGTGTCGAGCTAAAAGCCTGGGCAGCCCTGAGTCTAAAGAATTAGTGATAACTGTCCGCTCTAAGAGATCCAATTCTCTGCCACAGCAAGTGCAACTGCGGAGCTCTGAGTTCGGGTTCCCAGCACCCCCCCTGTCACAGCTGCAGTATGTTTGCTATAGGAGAAGACCCATTCTGAGCACCGATGATATAGAAGGCCCACCAGGGCCCACGGTGCTCAGAGTGGTGGTGTTCGGGGCCGATCATGTGGCAGGGAGACTGGCCCGTGCTTACGGGAGcctgagaaaaagagaaagagactgtcCACACCTGACCAAAGCTTTCAGGATGAAGTTTTTCTTTGTGCCTGTGAAGAGAGATACAACTCCAGCCAACGTCTCCATGAAGAACTCTGGTTCTTCTCTGCAGCTGTCAGTGAGTCCACTGAAACCAGCCGCCTCTAGCACT GATCTCATTATGAATGGGGTGGAGGACAGCACTAATGACATAGCCAATCTTCTGGGAATGCTGGATCCCTGGTATGAGCGGAACACTCTGAACCTGCTGGAGCTTCCTGTTAATGTGGTGTGCCAG CAAACATCCAAGATTGAGTCGGACTCGTCTGAGGGTGCTGGTGAGGAGCATTTACCCATATTTGCTGACCTGGTGCTCTATTACTGCCGTCATGCCGCCCGCCCTGCCCTCATTCAGCTCTATCAAGCAGAG TTGACACTAGCTGGAGGAGAGAGACGGACTGAAGTGTTTATTCACTCTCTGGAGCTCGGACACACAGCTGGTACAAGAGCCATCAAGGCCATGG GTGCTGCAAGTAAGAGATTTGGCATTGATGGCGACCGTGAGGCTGTTCCTTTATCACTTGAAGTTACTTACAATCGA ATACATATCAGTGGCAGAAGTCAGAAGACAAGGGCAGAGAAGTCCTGCACCTCTATAAACCTGCTAAAAGCGTGCAGAAATCCTGAGGAACTAG attCGAAAATGGAGTGCCTTCATTTGACAATGACAGAAGTGCTAAAGAGACAAAACTCTAGATCAAGGAAAGGCTACAATCAG CAACTGACCACCACACAGGTAAAGGTGGATAAGGTTCAAGTTAGTGGAACTTCCAACACCACCTTTGCAGTTTGTCTGGACCAAGATGAGAAGAAAATTTTACAGAGCGTGGCCAG ATGTGAGGTGTCCGTTTGTTATAAACCCGATAGTTCGACTGATTGGACGAAAGGAAGGGTGTTCTCATCGCAGACGCAGCCTCTGCAGCCAACCTTCTGCTCTCTGCTTTGTCTTCCTGTGGCCACATTCAGTGGACCTCAGCCTTGA
- the pik3r5 gene encoding phosphoinositide 3-kinase regulatory subunit 5 isoform X1, protein MQHTSCTEDRIQHALERCLDGLRPSECLSQSWSAGWCMNRWSLEELVKRDPEHFVILLHQILRKAREVQQECHYELVAPLALMFESTLLEMPLCPSDGEILKEACEVFHGFLAWPEPYCSVCRNLLSTLHQELRAPGILYHRLVGEEQGLATSSQRSKIITVLLMNPAEVPAEFLSVAEQLSGAEVSQRESSITLIKHSYQAVLGTKYPLQTISGALQCLSDDELAKNLSSVSDLLESAAAMTDIAKAREHVRAGLEALREKLGIPASNGKTSDGVLQTLGLPAAKCYTFHWDKDNFDVLNDLLDIEPELTLSQTSEGMEEEDDVDNVDVEDDEYEDLEEGFVSNSCTDNRASTFSTVSSLSTASKDSMFSTLSVASSEYSPRSTLSYSSQASGTDSDFCEDAEEDCLSTASVPKSKTGARLSKRLSRLFKPRSSSLCRAKSLGSPESKELVITVRSKRSNSLPQQVQLRSSEFGFPAPPLSQLQYVCYRRRPILSTDDIEGPPGPTVLRVVVFGADHVAGRLARAYGSLRKRERDCPHLTKAFRMKFFFVPVKRDTTPANVSMKNSGSSLQLSVSPLKPAASSTQDLIMNGVEDSTNDIANLLGMLDPWYERNTLNLLELPVNVVCQQTSKIESDSSEGAGEEHLPIFADLVLYYCRHAARPALIQLYQAELTLAGGERRTEVFIHSLELGHTAGTRAIKAMGAASKRFGIDGDREAVPLSLEVTYNRIHISGRSQKTRAEKSCTSINLLKACRNPEELDSKMECLHLTMTEVLKRQNSRSRKGYNQQLTTTQVKVDKVQVSGTSNTTFAVCLDQDEKKILQSVARCEVSVCYKPDSSTDWTKGRVFSSQTQPLQPTFCSLLCLPVATFSGPQP, encoded by the exons ATGCAGCACACCTCGTGCACAGAGGACCGGATCCAGCACGCTTTGGAGAGATGCCTGGATGGACTCCGGCCATCAGAATGCCTGTCACAATCCTGGAGTG CTGGCTGGTGTATGAACCGCTGGAGTCTAGAAGAGCTGGTTAAGAGGGACCCAGAACATTTTGTCATTCTGCTGCATCAAATTCTCAGAAAAGCCAGAGAG GTTCAGCAGGAGTGTCATTATGAGCTTGTGGCCCCCTTGGCTCTCATGTTTGAGTCCACTCTCCTGGAG ATGCCTCTTTGCCCATCTGATGGAGAGATTCTGAAAGAAGCTTGTGAAGTGTTTCATGGCTTCCTAGCATGGCCTGAACCCTACTGTAGTGTGTGTCGTAACCTGCTCTCCACTTTACATCAAGAGCTTAGAGCTCCAG GGATTTTGTACCACAGGCTTGTAGGAGAGGAACAAGGCCTTGCCACCTCCAGTCAGCGCTCTAAGATCAT TACGGTGTTGTTGATGAATCCGGCTGAGGTGCCTGCTGAGTTCCTGTCTGTGGCGGAGCAGCTCAGTGGAGCAGAGGTCTCGCAGAGAGAGAGCAGCATTACACTCATTAAACACAGCTACCAGGCAGTGCTTGGAACTAAGTACCCACTACAGACCATCAGCGGTGCTCTACAG TGCCTGAGTGATGATGAGTTGGCAAAGAACCTGTCCTCAGTGAGTGACCTTCTAGAGTCTGCAGCGGCCATGACGGATATAGCTAAAGCTCGAGAACATGTGAGGGCTGGTCTGGAGGCGCTGCGAGAAAAACTTGGCATACCAGCCTCCAATGGCAAGACTTCAGATG GGGTTCTTCAGACGCTCGGCCTTCCAGCAGCCAAGTGCTACACCTTCCATTGGGACAAGGATAATTTTG ATGTTCTAAACGACCTTCTAGACATAGAGCCTGAATTGACCTTATCTCAAACATCCGAGGGcatggaggaggaggatgatgttGACAATGTTGATGTGGAAGATGATGAATATGAGGACTTGGAGGAAGGTTTTGTATCAAACAGTTGCACGGACAATAGGGCCTCAACCTTCTCTACTGTCTCCTCCCTTTCCACGGCCTCCAAAGACTCCATGTTCTCCACTCTCTCAGTCGCTTCCTCTGAATACTCTCCACGCTCCACACTCTCATACTCCTCTCAAGCTTCAGGCACTGACAGTGATTTTTGTGAGGACGCAGAAGAGGACTGTCTGAGCACGGCATCTGTGCCTAAGTCCAAAACTGGTGCTCGACTTTCCAAGCGCCTCTCACGACTCTTCAAACCTCGCAGCAGCTCTCTGTGTCGAGCTAAAAGCCTGGGCAGCCCTGAGTCTAAAGAATTAGTGATAACTGTCCGCTCTAAGAGATCCAATTCTCTGCCACAGCAAGTGCAACTGCGGAGCTCTGAGTTCGGGTTCCCAGCACCCCCCCTGTCACAGCTGCAGTATGTTTGCTATAGGAGAAGACCCATTCTGAGCACCGATGATATAGAAGGCCCACCAGGGCCCACGGTGCTCAGAGTGGTGGTGTTCGGGGCCGATCATGTGGCAGGGAGACTGGCCCGTGCTTACGGGAGcctgagaaaaagagaaagagactgtcCACACCTGACCAAAGCTTTCAGGATGAAGTTTTTCTTTGTGCCTGTGAAGAGAGATACAACTCCAGCCAACGTCTCCATGAAGAACTCTGGTTCTTCTCTGCAGCTGTCAGTGAGTCCACTGAAACCAGCCGCCTCTAGCACT CAGGATCTCATTATGAATGGGGTGGAGGACAGCACTAATGACATAGCCAATCTTCTGGGAATGCTGGATCCCTGGTATGAGCGGAACACTCTGAACCTGCTGGAGCTTCCTGTTAATGTGGTGTGCCAG CAAACATCCAAGATTGAGTCGGACTCGTCTGAGGGTGCTGGTGAGGAGCATTTACCCATATTTGCTGACCTGGTGCTCTATTACTGCCGTCATGCCGCCCGCCCTGCCCTCATTCAGCTCTATCAAGCAGAG TTGACACTAGCTGGAGGAGAGAGACGGACTGAAGTGTTTATTCACTCTCTGGAGCTCGGACACACAGCTGGTACAAGAGCCATCAAGGCCATGG GTGCTGCAAGTAAGAGATTTGGCATTGATGGCGACCGTGAGGCTGTTCCTTTATCACTTGAAGTTACTTACAATCGA ATACATATCAGTGGCAGAAGTCAGAAGACAAGGGCAGAGAAGTCCTGCACCTCTATAAACCTGCTAAAAGCGTGCAGAAATCCTGAGGAACTAG attCGAAAATGGAGTGCCTTCATTTGACAATGACAGAAGTGCTAAAGAGACAAAACTCTAGATCAAGGAAAGGCTACAATCAG CAACTGACCACCACACAGGTAAAGGTGGATAAGGTTCAAGTTAGTGGAACTTCCAACACCACCTTTGCAGTTTGTCTGGACCAAGATGAGAAGAAAATTTTACAGAGCGTGGCCAG ATGTGAGGTGTCCGTTTGTTATAAACCCGATAGTTCGACTGATTGGACGAAAGGAAGGGTGTTCTCATCGCAGACGCAGCCTCTGCAGCCAACCTTCTGCTCTCTGCTTTGTCTTCCTGTGGCCACATTCAGTGGACCTCAGCCTTGA